One stretch of Alphaproteobacteria bacterium DNA includes these proteins:
- a CDS encoding two-component system response regulator, whose protein sequence is MNGISELPLILIVDDSPANISIINEVAKPFWRTRIATTGKKALELALLEPKPNLVLLDIILPDMDGYDICQSLKANPDTRDIPIVFLTAKTEEQDEALGFALGAVDYITKPFSPPIVESRIRNHLMLQEAKALLKNQNALLERKVAERTHELAQVRDATILAMASLAETRDNETGNHIRRTQNFIKVLAMKLGSNPNYATQLDADAIDLLYKSAPLHDIGKVGIPDSILLKPGPLDKDEFELMKRHTLIGRDAILAAESKLDKANSFLALARDIALSHHEKWDGTGYPMGLAGESIPLSARLMAVADVYDALISKRAYKPAFSHEKSVAIIQEGKGRHFDPDAADAFLAIADDVKAIAQTFSDEDHQ, encoded by the coding sequence ATGAATGGAATTTCAGAACTTCCCCTGATCCTGATCGTCGACGATTCGCCCGCCAACATCTCGATCATCAACGAAGTGGCAAAGCCATTCTGGCGCACGCGCATCGCCACCACCGGCAAGAAGGCGCTGGAACTGGCCCTGCTGGAGCCAAAACCCAATCTGGTGCTGCTGGACATCATCCTGCCCGACATGGACGGCTACGACATCTGCCAGTCGCTGAAGGCCAATCCTGACACGCGCGACATCCCCATCGTGTTCCTGACCGCCAAAACGGAAGAACAAGACGAGGCGCTGGGCTTTGCCCTAGGCGCGGTGGACTACATCACCAAACCCTTCAGCCCGCCCATCGTGGAATCCAGAATTCGCAATCATCTGATGCTGCAGGAAGCCAAGGCGCTTTTGAAGAATCAGAACGCCTTGTTGGAACGCAAGGTGGCCGAGCGCACGCATGAACTGGCGCAAGTGCGCGACGCCACCATCCTGGCCATGGCCAGCCTTGCCGAGACCAGGGACAACGAAACCGGCAACCATATCCGGCGCACTCAGAACTTCATCAAAGTCCTGGCCATGAAACTGGGTTCGAACCCCAACTACGCCACGCAACTGGATGCCGACGCCATCGACCTTCTGTACAAGTCGGCGCCCCTGCACGATATCGGCAAGGTTGGCATTCCGGATTCCATCTTGTTGAAGCCGGGACCGCTCGACAAAGACGAGTTCGAGTTGATGAAGCGTCACACCTTGATCGGACGCGACGCCATTCTGGCGGCGGAAAGCAAATTGGACAAAGCCAATTCATTTCTGGCCCTGGCGCGCGATATCGCCTTGTCGCACCACGAGAAGTGGGATGGCACCGGCTATCCGATGGGACTGGCGGGCGAAAGCATCCCACTCTCGGCCCGCCTGATGGCGGTGGCCGACGTCTATGACGCCCTGATCTCAAAGCGCGCCTATAAACCGGCCTTCAGCCACGAAAAATCGGTCGCCATCATTCAAGAAGGGAAAGGGCGTCATTTCGACCCCGACGCCGCCGACGCCTTCTTGGCCATCGCCGACGACGTAAAGGCCATCGCCCAAACCTTTAGCGACGAGGATCATCAATGA
- a CDS encoding EndoU domain-containing protein — protein sequence MKRLALLLLLLLPPLLPAPLLAEGPALGLTAAAKVEAGAEAAQAIPLKRIDWRHILSGQINAFGQATGFHYAGVDFVPRSARVVKAGKPDSRGVVRAKVEIFNPKNGEWIAKKSDSTLFPSAWTRGQLEKEVEAAYQTAKLTRMLDGGSWGWRGLAPSGIQIQGVVDMDGTVRTAYPIREAAK from the coding sequence ATGAAACGCTTAGCTCTTCTGCTCCTCCTTTTGTTGCCCCCGCTTCTTCCGGCGCCGCTTCTGGCCGAGGGGCCGGCGCTTGGCCTGACTGCCGCCGCCAAGGTGGAAGCCGGTGCCGAAGCCGCCCAGGCCATCCCCTTAAAACGGATCGACTGGCGCCATATCCTGTCGGGGCAAATCAACGCCTTCGGGCAAGCCACGGGCTTTCATTACGCCGGGGTCGATTTCGTGCCGCGCTCGGCGCGCGTGGTCAAAGCGGGCAAGCCCGATTCGCGAGGCGTGGTCAGGGCCAAGGTAGAGATTTTCAACCCCAAGAACGGGGAGTGGATCGCCAAAAAAAGCGATTCGACCCTTTTTCCTTCCGCCTGGACGCGCGGCCAGTTGGAAAAAGAGGTCGAAGCCGCCTATCAAACGGCAAAGCTCACCCGCATGCTGGATGGCGGAAGCTGGGGCTGGCGCGGCTTGGCCCCTTCGGGCATCCAGATTCAAGGGGTCGTCGATATGGATGGAACGGTGCGCACGGCCTATCCGATTCGTGAAGCAGCGAAGTGA
- a CDS encoding CoB--CoM heterodisulfide reductase iron-sulfur subunit B family protein, which translates to MTRTLTYYPGCSSQASAVHLDKSLRAIMGPLGVALRDIDDWNCCGASVGHIEGGHLANSALSARNLANAKSAGPEDVMTPCAACYLNTHYVNESIRGSESLKNDLNEALGVVGKSYDGSLHVRHVCEMLVTDIGMDAVKAQVKKPLTGLKVAGYVGCQTVRPFANTERANKFDSYDDPTFLDDFTKACGAEALDFKMRTHCCGGSVSVMSPDKGLHLIKELLDEVQKLGADVISTPCPLCQTNVEMYQPEINKRFGTNFNIPVVFYSQLMAVAFGLDPVKDAGLDQNIIKSDKLLSK; encoded by the coding sequence ATGACCCGCACGCTGACTTATTATCCCGGTTGCAGCTCGCAGGCCTCGGCTGTGCATCTGGACAAATCGCTTCGCGCCATCATGGGGCCGCTGGGCGTCGCCCTTCGTGATATCGACGACTGGAACTGCTGCGGCGCTTCGGTCGGCCATATCGAGGGTGGCCATCTGGCCAATTCGGCGCTGTCGGCCCGCAATCTCGCCAACGCCAAATCGGCTGGACCCGAGGATGTGATGACGCCCTGCGCTGCCTGCTACCTCAACACCCATTACGTCAATGAATCGATCCGCGGTTCCGAATCGCTCAAGAATGATTTGAACGAAGCGTTGGGTGTTGTCGGCAAAAGCTATGACGGTTCGCTGCATGTGCGCCATGTCTGCGAAATGCTGGTCACCGACATCGGCATGGATGCCGTGAAGGCCCAGGTCAAGAAGCCGCTGACCGGATTGAAGGTGGCGGGCTATGTCGGTTGCCAGACGGTGCGCCCCTTCGCCAACACCGAACGCGCCAACAAATTCGACAGCTACGACGATCCCACCTTCCTGGACGACTTCACCAAGGCCTGCGGGGCCGAGGCGCTGGACTTCAAGATGCGCACCCATTGCTGCGGCGGTTCGGTCTCGGTGATGAGTCCCGACAAGGGCCTGCATCTGATCAAGGAACTGCTTGACGAAGTGCAGAAGCTGGGCGCCGATGTTATTTCGACGCCATGTCCGCTCTGCCAGACCAATGTTGAAATGTACCAGCCCGAAATCAACAAGCGATTCGGCACCAATTTCAACATCCCGGTCGTCTTCTACAGCCAGTTGATGGCGGTGGCCTTCGGCCTCGATCCCGTGAAGGATGCGGGACTCGATCAGAATATTATCAAGTCGGATAAGCTGCTTAGCAAGTAA
- a CDS encoding hemerythrin family protein, whose amino-acid sequence MALPHQGLLAPARSGGIARVAPRFAGSSVGLSALDLDHRILHVALGILENEISYAARGETLGRTVGFLIHFTDEHFGREERLMAEIGFDGLAAHKQSHDIMRAWMDASLPEIGERRNAHYDDDALAYLYDWWEDHSIREDKGYADFIRHRLDEAKRIVDAVPRADLPGFLSSSAVSAF is encoded by the coding sequence ATGGCCTTGCCGCATCAAGGATTGCTTGCCCCCGCCAGAAGTGGCGGGATCGCCCGTGTCGCCCCCCGCTTTGCCGGGTCAAGCGTCGGGCTGTCGGCGCTTGACCTCGACCACAGAATCTTGCATGTGGCGCTGGGCATACTCGAGAACGAGATTTCCTATGCCGCCCGGGGCGAGACGCTGGGCCGGACGGTTGGCTTTCTGATTCATTTCACCGACGAGCATTTCGGACGCGAAGAACGGCTGATGGCGGAAATCGGCTTTGACGGACTGGCTGCCCACAAGCAAAGCCATGACATCATGCGCGCCTGGATGGATGCGTCGCTGCCGGAAATCGGGGAAAGGCGCAACGCGCATTATGACGACGACGCCCTGGCCTATCTTTACGACTGGTGGGAAGATCATTCCATCCGGGAAGACAAGGGCTATGCCGATTTCATTCGCCATCGCCTGGACGAAGCGAAGCGGATCGTCGATGCCGTGCCGCGCGCCGACCTGCCCGGCTTTCTTTCTTCTTCGGCGGTATCTGCTTTCTAG
- a CDS encoding amino acid ABC transporter substrate-binding protein: MTRNRLRFAILAACALLLALPSVSKASVMDEVIGRGHVRCGVHTGIQGFAVKDANGKWNGLNADFCRAVAAAVLSDASKVEFFPVSVKDGLDMLREGKVDLLARNLTQTLTRDTDAGFSFVGINYYDGQGILARRQLGASNIRSLNNVAVCVQPASTSERNLEDFMQSLRVPYRKVTVANAQEMLKAYQERRCDAMTTDYTQLAILRQTQLPDPDEHVLFRERLSKEPLGPLVRKGDEGWYKIVKWTLLAQIAAEELGITKANIQDMKKSPQSAVRRFLGVDPGLGKALGLGESWAYEIIRQTGNYGESFERHLGSASPIGLERGLNDLWTKGGLMYAPPFQ, encoded by the coding sequence ATGACCCGCAACAGATTGCGCTTCGCCATTCTTGCCGCCTGCGCCCTTCTGCTGGCGCTGCCCAGCGTTTCCAAGGCCAGCGTGATGGATGAGGTGATCGGGCGCGGCCATGTGCGCTGCGGCGTTCACACCGGAATTCAGGGCTTTGCCGTCAAGGACGCCAACGGAAAATGGAACGGATTGAACGCCGATTTCTGCCGCGCAGTGGCCGCCGCCGTTCTATCAGACGCGTCAAAGGTCGAATTCTTTCCGGTTTCGGTCAAGGACGGGTTAGACATGCTGCGCGAGGGCAAGGTGGATCTTCTGGCCCGCAACCTGACCCAAACCCTGACCCGCGACACCGACGCCGGTTTTTCCTTCGTAGGCATCAATTATTATGACGGCCAGGGCATCCTGGCGCGCCGCCAACTGGGCGCTTCCAACATCCGCAGCCTGAACAATGTGGCGGTCTGCGTTCAGCCCGCCAGCACGTCGGAACGCAATCTGGAAGATTTCATGCAAAGCCTGCGCGTGCCCTATCGCAAAGTGACGGTCGCCAACGCCCAGGAGATGCTGAAGGCCTATCAAGAAAGACGGTGCGACGCCATGACCACCGACTACACGCAATTGGCCATCCTGCGCCAGACGCAGTTGCCCGACCCCGACGAGCATGTGCTGTTTCGCGAACGGCTTTCCAAGGAACCCTTGGGGCCGCTGGTGCGCAAAGGCGATGAAGGCTGGTACAAGATCGTCAAATGGACCTTGCTGGCGCAGATCGCCGCCGAGGAACTGGGAATCACCAAGGCCAACATCCAAGACATGAAGAAATCGCCGCAAAGCGCCGTGCGTCGTTTTCTGGGCGTCGATCCCGGCCTTGGAAAAGCGCTGGGACTGGGCGAGAGCTGGGCCTATGAGATCATCCGCCAGACCGGCAATTACGGCGAAAGTTTCGAGCGTCACCTGGGAAGCGCCAGCCCCATCGGACTTGAGCGCGGCTTGAACGATTTATGGACCAAAGGCGGGCTGATGTACGCCCCGCCTTTCCAGTGA
- a CDS encoding 4Fe-4S dicluster domain-containing protein: MNAISPTPKRAYDLNFARYVYENIDGGERLRMCMQCGACSGSCPIGQQMDHGPRKLFMMIRAGMKEAVLTSNTIWNCVSCYNCVVRCPRKVPITYILHDLAYLAVQEGYEPAKKADNARFAKAFWWSAAKYGRTDERLVTGIYYFSFGIGEGMKRGMANQKIAMNMIKTKRMHLGMPHAIKAKDELQKILAKATEIQARHGKGA; the protein is encoded by the coding sequence ATGAACGCGATTTCTCCCACGCCAAAGCGCGCCTACGATCTCAACTTCGCCCGTTACGTCTATGAGAACATCGACGGCGGCGAGCGTTTGCGCATGTGCATGCAGTGCGGCGCCTGTTCGGGTTCCTGCCCGATCGGCCAGCAGATGGATCATGGACCGCGCAAATTGTTCATGATGATCCGGGCGGGCATGAAGGAAGCGGTGCTGACTTCGAACACCATCTGGAACTGCGTGTCTTGCTACAACTGTGTGGTCCGTTGCCCCCGCAAGGTGCCCATCACCTACATCCTGCACGATCTGGCCTATCTGGCCGTGCAAGAAGGTTATGAACCCGCCAAGAAGGCCGACAACGCCCGTTTCGCCAAGGCCTTCTGGTGGTCGGCGGCCAAGTATGGGCGCACCGACGAACGCTTGGTCACCGGCATCTATTACTTCTCGTTTGGCATCGGCGAAGGCATGAAGCGCGGCATGGCCAACCAGAAGATCGCCATGAACATGATCAAGACCAAGCGCATGCATCTGGGCATGCCGCACGCCATCAAGGCGAAGGACGAACTTCAGAAGATCCTGGCCAAGGCCACGGAGATTCAAGCACGCCATGGGAAAGGGGCCTAA
- a CDS encoding PAS-domain containing protein, producing MSIKARLYAAFAVLALVIFVQAFNSTWILRATQDIFVELNEDVLGPLVDLRALSEQYGVEVPAIAIKVRNGALNWGNAKQQLAETRSQMAESWASLKPRLIDEDERALAVLAENRMAEAEASLNELADILEAEAVQDLTTYLSRQMFPAIEPVTSALAQLTVVERRHAKHILDKAQNRYDLFSSLLVALGGMALILIAWSAYSMRKRVIGTLEAITHSMTRAAQGQLDGPIPSAEGNDEFSRLAQALVIFRNNTFQLGRQLEFERTLLDTIPNPVAIKDTDGRFVSCNQAYEIAFGVRREMIMGRTAPELFGDDRARRNHAEDMILLAKGGESQGESSAHLADGRVHQMLYWKRTFGLEESGGAANGKGGLVSVLIDIADFKATENELASRTAQMRLILDAMPGAVFMVDQRHRLVFHNARFAELFEFPPDLLRSGEPIIHHLRYLAARGDYGQGDPVELAQANFKGFYSPQGNLPATSTLLVGGKRFLKITRSQTNEQGTVYVALDVTPQVEAEARLADKTVQTQLVMEAVPGAIYQVDSDLNLTFYNESFVELFDLPPRMISEGMPLATILKFLAERGDYGPGDPAQLAEARLNSFFHDGPNETRSWYVTPGGKRTLRINRSAITPQGLVLVAIDVSDQIAARKALEENEGKLRQAREQAEEANRLKSDFLANMSHEIRTPMNAVLGMTHLLLKTSLSSRQHDYAIKIENSARTLLGILNDILDFSKIEAGKMDVESVPFDLDHVLDTVCTMVGHRAHEKGLTLSLDVDPGVPRQLIGDSLRLSQVLINLVNNAVKFTEKGDIELALGAGKLSNDNIDLHIHVRDTGIGMTQEQQAKLFQAFVQADGSTTRKYGGTGLGLAISRRLVELMDGEIKVASQPDKGSDFHVRVRLGVLTDEPPLGLPQMGPVLIVAEHPIERRALTQLAAGLEIDIEIADSPGMAQDMLEAAKKKGAGFDVVLLDANLADRFGTYFSKPLGERPGIGLLSAFGADLPANSIADAFATKPLTATRLIHLLAEIKGQSGQVRQSREQDSLQDVMGAHLLIVEDNPINQQVAQGLLDSFGISSEVAATGAQALGRLSQKEMRRFDGVLMDLQMPGMDGIETTKRLRADSRLDGMPVIAMTAHATLEERRKVLEAGMNDHVAKPVEPERLLAAIRTWIAPRLDPARPMVAPEPVASATPASQPQDGALPGIDMAGALRRLNGNNDLLKRLLGDFVADYRSAGPLLLRLIGEGDHKEAERQAHTLKGVAANLGAVRIQELAMGLEKSLQSRNFETARIEFALLDEAMQAIAASLGLEASQDDDVLLPSEPGPRDATRLRTLRPKIDLLARQLAACDGEAFELFKEIEPDLALEGGMAPSTRLGRLIERFAFDEAAEQLAVLSTALDTSSGCQA from the coding sequence ATGTCGATCAAGGCCCGTCTGTATGCCGCCTTTGCGGTACTGGCGCTGGTCATCTTTGTCCAGGCGTTCAACAGCACCTGGATCTTGCGGGCGACGCAGGACATTTTCGTTGAATTGAACGAAGACGTCTTGGGACCGCTGGTCGATCTGCGCGCTCTTTCGGAACAATACGGCGTCGAAGTTCCCGCCATCGCCATCAAGGTGCGCAACGGCGCCTTGAACTGGGGAAACGCCAAGCAGCAACTGGCCGAAACCCGCAGCCAGATGGCCGAATCCTGGGCCAGCCTAAAGCCGCGCTTGATTGACGAGGACGAACGGGCCTTGGCGGTCCTGGCCGAAAACCGCATGGCGGAAGCCGAAGCCTCGCTCAACGAATTGGCCGACATCCTGGAGGCCGAGGCGGTGCAGGATCTGACCACCTATCTATCCCGACAGATGTTCCCCGCGATCGAGCCGGTCACCAGCGCCCTAGCCCAATTGACGGTGGTCGAGCGCCGCCATGCCAAACACATCCTGGACAAGGCCCAGAATAGATACGACCTGTTCTCGTCTTTGCTGGTGGCCCTGGGCGGCATGGCTCTGATCCTGATCGCCTGGAGCGCCTATTCCATGCGCAAACGGGTGATCGGCACGCTGGAGGCGATCACGCATTCGATGACCAGGGCGGCCCAGGGCCAACTGGACGGCCCCATTCCGTCGGCGGAGGGCAATGACGAATTCTCGCGCTTAGCCCAAGCGCTGGTGATCTTCAGAAACAACACGTTCCAACTGGGACGCCAATTGGAATTCGAACGCACCTTGCTGGACACGATCCCCAACCCGGTGGCGATCAAGGACACCGATGGCCGCTTCGTCAGCTGCAACCAGGCCTATGAGATCGCCTTTGGCGTTCGGCGCGAGATGATCATGGGGCGCACCGCGCCCGAGCTGTTCGGCGACGACAGAGCTAGGCGCAACCATGCCGAAGACATGATCCTGCTGGCCAAGGGCGGCGAATCGCAAGGAGAAAGCAGCGCGCATCTGGCCGATGGACGCGTCCATCAGATGTTGTATTGGAAGCGCACTTTCGGGCTTGAGGAAAGCGGGGGCGCGGCCAACGGCAAGGGCGGCTTGGTCTCGGTTCTCATCGACATCGCCGATTTCAAGGCGACCGAGAACGAACTGGCATCGCGCACGGCGCAGATGCGCCTGATCTTGGACGCCATGCCGGGCGCGGTCTTCATGGTCGATCAGCGCCACCGTCTTGTTTTCCATAATGCGCGCTTTGCCGAACTGTTCGAATTTCCGCCGGACCTATTACGCTCGGGCGAGCCGATCATCCATCATCTGCGCTATCTGGCGGCGCGCGGCGATTACGGCCAGGGCGATCCGGTCGAACTGGCGCAGGCGAATTTCAAGGGCTTCTATTCGCCGCAAGGAAATCTTCCGGCCACCTCGACCTTGCTGGTGGGCGGCAAACGCTTCTTGAAGATCACCCGCTCGCAGACCAACGAGCAAGGGACGGTTTACGTCGCCCTCGACGTAACGCCCCAGGTCGAGGCAGAAGCCCGCTTGGCCGACAAGACCGTACAAACCCAGTTGGTGATGGAGGCCGTGCCGGGCGCCATCTATCAGGTCGATTCCGATCTGAACCTGACCTTCTACAACGAAAGTTTCGTCGAACTGTTCGATTTGCCGCCCCGGATGATCAGCGAGGGCATGCCCTTGGCGACGATCTTGAAATTTCTGGCCGAGCGCGGCGATTACGGGCCGGGCGATCCTGCGCAACTGGCCGAGGCGCGCCTGAATTCCTTCTTCCATGATGGACCCAACGAAACGCGATCATGGTACGTAACGCCGGGCGGCAAGCGGACCTTGCGCATCAACCGTTCCGCCATTACCCCGCAAGGACTTGTTCTGGTCGCCATCGACGTGTCCGACCAGATCGCGGCAAGAAAGGCTTTGGAAGAGAATGAGGGCAAGTTGCGCCAGGCCCGCGAACAGGCCGAAGAGGCCAACCGCCTGAAAAGCGACTTCCTGGCCAATATGAGCCATGAAATCCGCACGCCGATGAATGCGGTTCTGGGCATGACCCACCTACTTTTGAAAACCAGCCTAAGCTCGCGCCAGCATGATTACGCGATCAAGATCGAGAATTCCGCCAGAACCCTGCTGGGCATTCTGAACGACATTCTGGATTTCTCGAAGATCGAAGCGGGCAAAATGGATGTCGAATCTGTGCCTTTCGATCTCGACCACGTTTTGGACACCGTCTGCACCATGGTTGGGCACCGCGCCCACGAAAAGGGACTGACCCTGTCCCTGGACGTCGATCCCGGCGTGCCGCGTCAGTTGATCGGCGATTCCCTGCGCCTTAGCCAAGTCCTGATCAATCTGGTCAACAACGCCGTCAAGTTCACCGAGAAGGGCGACATCGAACTGGCGCTTGGCGCTGGAAAACTCTCCAACGACAATATCGACCTGCACATTCATGTGCGCGATACCGGCATCGGAATGACGCAAGAACAGCAGGCCAAGCTGTTTCAGGCTTTCGTCCAGGCCGATGGCTCGACGACCCGCAAATATGGCGGCACCGGCCTGGGGCTGGCCATCAGCCGCCGTTTGGTCGAACTGATGGACGGCGAGATCAAAGTGGCCAGCCAGCCAGACAAGGGATCCGATTTTCACGTCAGGGTCCGCCTGGGCGTTCTGACCGACGAGCCGCCCCTGGGCCTGCCCCAAATGGGACCTGTCCTGATCGTCGCCGAACATCCCATCGAGCGGCGCGCCCTGACGCAACTTGCGGCTGGGCTTGAAATCGACATCGAGATCGCCGACAGCCCCGGCATGGCGCAAGACATGCTGGAAGCGGCAAAGAAGAAAGGCGCCGGCTTCGATGTCGTTCTGCTTGATGCGAACTTGGCCGACCGGTTCGGAACCTATTTCTCGAAGCCCCTTGGGGAGCGTCCGGGGATCGGGCTTTTGTCCGCGTTCGGCGCCGACCTTCCGGCCAATTCCATAGCCGACGCCTTCGCCACGAAACCGCTGACCGCCACCCGCCTGATCCATCTTCTGGCCGAGATCAAGGGCCAGAGCGGTCAGGTGCGCCAATCTCGCGAACAAGACTCCCTTCAAGACGTCATGGGCGCCCATCTGCTCATCGTGGAAGACAATCCAATCAACCAGCAGGTGGCGCAAGGCCTGTTGGATAGCTTCGGTATCTCGTCGGAAGTGGCGGCAACCGGCGCCCAAGCGCTGGGCCGTTTGTCGCAAAAGGAGATGCGCCGCTTCGACGGCGTGCTGATGGATTTGCAGATGCCCGGCATGGACGGCATCGAAACCACCAAGCGCCTGCGCGCGGATTCGCGATTGGACGGCATGCCCGTCATCGCCATGACGGCGCACGCCACCTTGGAAGAAAGACGCAAAGTGTTGGAGGCAGGAATGAACGATCACGTCGCCAAACCGGTCGAGCCGGAACGCCTGCTGGCGGCGATCAGAACCTGGATCGCCCCCAGGCTTGACCCGGCCCGGCCAATGGTTGCGCCTGAACCAGTCGCCAGCGCCACGCCAGCATCCCAGCCCCAGGACGGCGCCCTGCCCGGCATCGACATGGCGGGCGCGCTTCGCCGCCTGAACGGCAACAACGACCTGCTAAAGCGCCTGCTGGGCGATTTCGTGGCCGATTACCGCAGCGCGGGACCGCTTCTGCTACGTCTGATTGGCGAAGGCGATCACAAGGAGGCGGAACGGCAAGCCCATACGCTGAAAGGCGTTGCCGCCAATCTGGGAGCGGTGCGCATTCAAGAATTGGCGATGGGTTTGGAAAAATCGCTGCAGAGCCGGAATTTTGAAACCGCCAGGATCGAGTTCGCCCTTCTCGACGAAGCGATGCAGGCGATCGCGGCATCGCTGGGGCTTGAGGCCAGTCAGGACGACGACGTCCTTCTTCCTTCCGAACCCGGCCCCAGGGATGCGACAAGGTTGAGAACGCTTCGCCCCAAGATCGATCTTCTGGCCCGCCAACTGGCCGCCTGCGATGGCGAGGCCTTCGAACTTTTCAAGGAGATCGAGCCTGATCTGGCCCTGGAAGGCGGCATGGCCCCATCGACCCGCCTGGGCCGCCTGATCGAACGTTTCGCCTTCGACGAGGCGGCGGAACAACTGGCCGTCCTTTCGACGGCGCTGGATACGTCTTCGGGATGCCAAGCATGA
- a CDS encoding hemerythrin family protein has translation MTHLSRHGCNSSYSQAGRRVADWSPSEHSVGLDPLDHDHNLIFIALGTLENELKFLRRGPTLHKTVKFLSHLTERHFAREEHLMERLCYPKVREHCEQHGLLTAWMEAVLPSLGEMRRPSYDDAVVAYLADWWSLHNERHDKHYDQYALERPHETGSILRQLECPSAA, from the coding sequence ATGACGCATCTTTCCAGACACGGCTGCAACAGCAGCTACAGCCAAGCAGGACGCCGCGTTGCCGACTGGAGTCCGTCGGAGCATAGCGTTGGCCTCGATCCCTTGGATCATGACCATAATCTGATCTTCATCGCGCTGGGCACGCTGGAGAACGAATTGAAGTTTCTGCGCCGCGGCCCCACGCTGCACAAGACGGTCAAGTTTCTCAGCCATCTGACCGAACGGCATTTCGCCAGGGAAGAGCATCTGATGGAGCGGCTTTGCTATCCCAAGGTCAGGGAGCATTGCGAGCAGCATGGCCTGCTGACGGCCTGGATGGAAGCCGTCCTGCCCAGCTTGGGCGAAATGCGCCGCCCCAGCTACGACGATGCCGTGGTGGCCTATCTGGCCGATTGGTGGAGCCTGCACAACGAACGCCATGACAAGCATTACGACCAGTACGCATTAGAGCGGCCCCATGAAACCGGAAGTATCCTTAGGCAGTTGGAATGCCCATCCGCCGCCTGA